From Danio rerio strain Tuebingen ecotype United States chromosome 7, GRCz12tu, whole genome shotgun sequence, the proteins below share one genomic window:
- the zgc:194252 gene encoding CLECT domain-containing protein — MKASITLLFFFSLFGVSLGAFRLHFFVNKTLSWQDAQKYCRQNYDDLSTVGSKDLEALSSNPLIKEDYFWIGLQNNRNQWIWSTGEEARVTFWDKGEPTILLGGNCGGVNKNTFKASNIGCNDQLHFYCMFVFELIVIHQESTWEEALLYCPQHYLGLAIIDSKDMMVEAKINSTEADTDDLWIGLRFLAGSWFWVNGKGVDYKAWSSNGELQCPAMNQRCGVYNRAKEVWTPTDCVRRLNFLCVKRKYIN; from the coding sequence ATGAAAGCTTCGATtacactgctgtttttttttagtcTCTTTGGAGTCTCTTTGGGCGCATTTAGACTTCACTTCTTCGTCAATAAGACTTTGTCTTGGCAAGATGCGCAAAAATATTGCAGACAGAACTACGACGACTTGTCCACCGTCGGAAGTAAAGATTTGGAGGCCTTATCGAGCAATCCTCTGATTAAAGAGGATTATTTTTGGATCGGACTGCAGAATAACCGTAACCAGTGGATCTGGTCCACAGGCGAGGAGGCAAGGGTGACATTTTGGGATAAAGGAGAACCAACAATTCTACTAGGAGGCAACTGTGGGGGtgtcaataaaaacacatttaaagcatCTAACATAGGCTGTAATGACCAGCTGCACTTTtattgcatgtttgtgtttgagtTGATCGTCATTCATCAAGAAAGCACATGGGAAGAAGCTCTGCTTTACTGCCCTCAACACTACCTCGGTCTGGCCATAATAGACTCAAAGGACATGATGGTAGAAGCCAAGATAAACAGCACAGAAGCTGATACAGATGACTTGTGGATCGGCCTGCGCTTTCTAGCTGGGAGCTGGTTTTGGGTGAATGGAAAAGGTGTTGATTATAAAGCCTGGTCTTCAAATGGAGAGCTTCAGTGTCCTGCTATGAATCAGAGATGTGGAGTTTATAACCGAGCAAAGGAGGTTTGGACACCCACTGACTGTGTGCGGAGACTCAACTTTCTGTGTGTCAAGAGGAAATATATTAATTGA
- the hacd4 gene encoding very-long-chain (3R)-3-hydroxyacyl-CoA dehydratase 4 isoform X1 gives MGFSLGFIYLFSYNLLQFCGHTWIFANMTARFLSFGKDAQFGTFYFVAVMMGACQLLSLLELFHIADGFDECRLFPRFMQVIERNVLLFLLISLEEFQSKPIVCVQFYLWNILGLLRYPHRLFCLIGTPYFKMLWVHQTLTIPVYLMSAVTEGISIFLMLPYLSESEGTDSVQPKVPAPMYMYSPYIVMSWILLLVLGSSLTVLLLLKERKENLESWNKKLN, from the exons ATGGG GTTTAGCCTCGGCTTTATATATCTCTTTTCATACAACTTGCTTCAGTTCTGTGGACACACATGGATTTTCGCAAACATGACAGCCAGATTTCTCTCTTTTGGAAAAG atgCCCAGTTTGGCACTTTCTACTTTGTTGCTGTCATGATGGGCGCCTGTCAGCTTCTGTCTTTGTTAGAGCTGTTTCACATAGCAGATGGTTTTGATGAGTGCAGACTTTTCCCTCGCTTTATGcag gtAATTGAGAGAAATGTCCTTTTGTTTCTCCTCATCAGTCTGGAGGAGTTTCAGAGCAAACCAATAGTGTGTGTGCAGTTTTACCTATGGAATATTCTGGGCCTTCTAAG GTATCCACATCGGTTGTTTTGCCTTATAGGCACAccatattttaaaatgctatgGGTTCATCAAACACTTACAATTCCAGTGTACTTGATGTCTGCCGTCACAGAAG gaATAAGCATTTTCCTAATGTTGCCATACTTATCGGAATCTGAAGGAACAGATTCAGTCCAACCTAAAGTACCTGCACCGATGTACATGTATTCTCCATATATCGTTATGAGTTGGATACTACTTCTTGTATTAG GATCCAGTTTAACAGTACTGCTCTTGCTGAAGGAAAGAAAAGAGAATCTGGAGAGCTGGAATAAGAAACTGAACTAA
- the hacd4 gene encoding very-long-chain (3R)-3-hydroxyacyl-CoA dehydratase 4 isoform X2 has protein sequence MTARFLSFGKDAQFGTFYFVAVMMGACQLLSLLELFHIADGFDECRLFPRFMQVIERNVLLFLLISLEEFQSKPIVCVQFYLWNILGLLRYPHRLFCLIGTPYFKMLWVHQTLTIPVYLMSAVTEGISIFLMLPYLSESEGTDSVQPKVPAPMYMYSPYIVMSWILLLVLGSSLTVLLLLKERKENLESWNKKLN, from the exons ATGACAGCCAGATTTCTCTCTTTTGGAAAAG atgCCCAGTTTGGCACTTTCTACTTTGTTGCTGTCATGATGGGCGCCTGTCAGCTTCTGTCTTTGTTAGAGCTGTTTCACATAGCAGATGGTTTTGATGAGTGCAGACTTTTCCCTCGCTTTATGcag gtAATTGAGAGAAATGTCCTTTTGTTTCTCCTCATCAGTCTGGAGGAGTTTCAGAGCAAACCAATAGTGTGTGTGCAGTTTTACCTATGGAATATTCTGGGCCTTCTAAG GTATCCACATCGGTTGTTTTGCCTTATAGGCACAccatattttaaaatgctatgGGTTCATCAAACACTTACAATTCCAGTGTACTTGATGTCTGCCGTCACAGAAG gaATAAGCATTTTCCTAATGTTGCCATACTTATCGGAATCTGAAGGAACAGATTCAGTCCAACCTAAAGTACCTGCACCGATGTACATGTATTCTCCATATATCGTTATGAGTTGGATACTACTTCTTGTATTAG GATCCAGTTTAACAGTACTGCTCTTGCTGAAGGAAAGAAAAGAGAATCTGGAGAGCTGGAATAAGAAACTGAACTAA
- the LOC141375338 gene encoding putative C-type lectin domain family 20 member A has product MAVKVLVIAFLFLSLFGLNTSLNYSINYYVSNEMSWSYAQFFCRTYYSDLSTVSHEDLKPLSDKVSYTYYWTGLFRDSQSPSVWKWSGGEQATDIKWEGGEPNNNNHYCAMVKTSSAEMEDADCSWNLPFYCMMVFELILVQQESTWEEALGDCRKKHYELASLSSDSMMDRAKQESESALTDDVWIGLRFLAGSWFWVNGEAFGYKAWSPGGDLQCPAMNQRCGVYNLMKKKWKPADCEQRLNFLCLGRVKK; this is encoded by the coding sequence ATGGCAGTGAAGGTTTTGGTGATTGCATTTCTGTTCTTGAGTCTCTTTGGACTGAACACCAGCCTCAACTACTCAATTAACTATTATGTGAGTAATGAAATGAGTTGGAGTTATGCACAATTTTTCTGCAGAACATACTACAGTGACCTGTCCACGGTGAGCCATGAAGACCTGAAACCACTGTCTGACAAAGTCTCTTATACGTATTACTGGACTGGACTTTTCAGAGATTCTCAAAGCCCATCAGTGTGGAAATGGAGCGGAGGTGAGCAGGCAACTGATATCAAATGGGAGGGTGGagaaccaaataataataatcattattgtgCTATGGTCAAAACATCCTCTGCTGAAATGGAAGATGCTGATTGCTCTTGGAATCTACCTTTTTATTGCATGATGGTCTTCGAGCTGATCCTGGTCCAGCAGGAAAGCACGTGGGAGGAGGCATTGGGAGACTGTAGAAAAAAACACTATGAACTTGCTTCTCTGAGCTCAGATTCAATGATGGATCGGGCGAAGCAAGAGAGTGAATCAGCCTTGACAGATGACGTATGGATCGGCCTGCGCTTTCTAGCTGGGAGCTGGTTTTGGGTGAATGGAGAGGCTTTTGGATATAAGGCCTGGTCTCCAGGAGGAGATCTTCAGTGTCCTGCTATGAATCAGAGATGTGGAGTTTATAACCTAATGAAAAAGAAATGGAAACCTGCAGACTGTGAGCAGAGACTCAACTTTCTGTGTCTTGGGAGAGTAAAgaagtaa